ATTTTCTCCACAAGGATGAGCGTTCATCCTATTTTATGTTgtacagaaagacaaataaaaaaaaaaaaacccagctcaAGCTAATTGGAATTAAGAAACGTTTACTGACAAATAATCTAGATGGAGCCTTCACTGAAAACATGATGTACAtctgagaaaagtaaaaaagaaaaagtaaacattgACTGagaaaatgcaccacagagttAAATGGTGTTACATGGCAACAACACCCActgtaatatattaaaaaacaaataatataatcTTCGGAAATGACTTATGTAGCTACTTTGAATCATCACTCCTGTcgaattctgaaaaaaaaaaaaaaaatcctgtcaCTGAATGCAACGCAGGCACACCCAGGtgcagagtttgtgtgtgtgtgtgcgattaGGTGAGATGATAGATGCAAAGGACGCTGGTCATCATGCTCAGGTAAGTTGATGCCAGCAGAGATGATGCAGCACTGTAGGTGAAGTATGTGTTCCCCGGAACAGCAGAGCCTGGAAGATATGAAAGGTATGTAATACAATCtgcttattattaattataataattattattattattataaaaaaatcttgtattttattataatttttgtcTAGATTTGTTTGGATTGTGAATTTTGATTGTTTATATCAGtgaatataatttaaagttTTCCACCCATTTAGTGTTACACTTCCATAAGTTGAGGGACTTGTCAGAGAAACATTAATTAAGACAGgctcaaaatcaaagcagcagagttcgagatattctgacttttagtccctaataTGGGTCATACAAGGGACTTTTAATAATGCAACTCTGTAGTGTCTCATTataccctccctgcctggtaaataaCAAACGAATAACAAATCTGAAACTAACCTTGAAGATGTCATCagagttattttctcagactttagaaagctccttcagacccacagaagacattatacaactgttctCACAGGCTGAGCAGTACTCCTCGTGATGACTAAACTGTAAAATCAGTGAGGTGCCCCTTTAAGTTTCTCTAGCATACCCTGCTTTGGCTTTTTTTGACATTGAGATCCACAGATATCCATGTAAAAACAAGTTTTCATAAAAGAATACCTGTTATAGTTGCCTTGGAGATGGCAGTCACCAAGTTATTTTCAATCCTGTAGGTGTAGGTATCGCTGACACTGACATTGACTGACTGTAGTGTGCTGACTACACTGAATATCCCTGCAGAGTTTTGTGTGAAGTTCGTGTTTCCCTGCAGGATGTTCCCATCAGGGCCCGACCACGTCACGTTTGGTTTAGGGAGCCACCTGCTCGCCTCAGCAGCCAGGATGCCATTTGAGAACTTAAATGTGGGGGCTGAAAAGGCTGAGACAATGGAAAGtggtaagtttaaaaaaataaaataaaatccatgcGGCAATGTAAATTTTCCAAGGCCAGCTTCAGTCAGCTGTCACATCGTGTAACTTTGCAATCGGTTGTAAAAACAAGATTATAAAGtcccaaaaaagaaaattaattaagtCGAAGGAGCAGCAATACGGTTAAAGAGAACAGTGGAAGGAACGCTTTTCATATCCGGCCTCAGCCTGTGATGTAGTCTGACTCAAcatataactcctcctgtgagCACCCATAAGGGaaggctgctgtataaacagataattgATGACAACATAGTAAAACAGTTTCAGTAATATGAATCTTCATTGGAGACATAAATGTTAATActgcacataaataaataatgtctgTATCTGCttataactacattatagtgcGTTATGAACCATTCATCAAATGTTAATATACTGCttgtaaatgctaaatagggagcaaacacacagtgaaacTGGAAAGACGGTCATCCTACCTGCTGTTCTGAGGTGAATGTTGACCTTTCCCCCTGCATCAGACGAGCTGATGCTGCAGGTGTACTCCCCCTCGTCACTACTTCTCACAGTcctcagcagcagagaggcgTTCCCTGTGACTACAGCATCAGGGAAGAGCTGAGTTCTCACTTTGAACTGCGAGTTCTGGTCTCCAAGATCCGGAGCTCCGTTCTTAT
This Siniperca chuatsi isolate FFG_IHB_CAS linkage group LG12, ASM2008510v1, whole genome shotgun sequence DNA region includes the following protein-coding sequences:
- the vtcn1 gene encoding V-set domain-containing T-cell activation inhibitor 1 isoform X2; the encoded protein is MSTNTLPVGNLGEDELLSCYLYTQSAQATLQQVSVTWEKKGLTGLVYKYKNGAPDLGDQNSQFKVRTQLFPDAVVTGNASLLLRTVRSSDEGEYTCSISSSDAGGKVNIHLRTAAFSAPTFKFSNGILAAEASRWLPKPNVTWSGPDGNILQGNTNFTQNSAGIFSVVSTLQSVNVSVSDTYTYRIENNLVTAISKATITGSAVPGNTYFTYSAASSLLASTYLSMMTSVLCIYHLT
- the vtcn1 gene encoding V-set domain-containing T-cell activation inhibitor 1 isoform X1, which gives rise to MASIGQIIFYSMITLIIFFSAIIILILALAFSSSSSTVMSTNTLPVGNLGEDELLSCYLYTQSAQATLQQVSVTWEKKGLTGLVYKYKNGAPDLGDQNSQFKVRTQLFPDAVVTGNASLLLRTVRSSDEGEYTCSISSSDAGGKVNIHLRTAAFSAPTFKFSNGILAAEASRWLPKPNVTWSGPDGNILQGNTNFTQNSAGIFSVVSTLQSVNVSVSDTYTYRIENNLVTAISKATITGSAVPGNTYFTYSAASSLLASTYLSMMTSVLCIYHLT